Proteins from a genomic interval of Methanospirillum lacunae:
- the ppcA gene encoding phosphoenolpyruvate carboxylase, protein MKNKRTSTTRATSNNPTNLTDSIPRTMSTQHPDNVTTPFFAANPELSGEDEVREAFYIFSHLGCREQMWDCEGKEVDNFVVKKLLSRYPEYFRKNQLGKDRLLTLRVPNPEFERAEAKILLETLGSIPRSYDIASLFYGDETPPIFEVILPMTTSYSSIDNIYQYYCDFVVGQQHQRLGGRDSTIADWIGSFHPDRINVIPLFEDRDGMLNAASIVRRYMQDKNLPYQRVFLARSDPAVNYGQIGAILLNKIALWKLSALSEETGVPICPIIGAGSAPFRGNLRPDTVDRVVKEYPGTYTFTIQSAFKYDYPLNEAAEGIRLLEERDIKPAVFIDEEESLNLLDRYSAEYQKQIITLAPMINRIAGHIPGRRKRKLHIGLFGYSRSMGEVSLPRAITVTAALYSIGIPPEILGMNALTPEDIEFLKKTYVNFEADLTDSVRYLNPESKFIPDGVIQAVNEIVPIQPDPEHQDISSRIEKGLSACQMESFTDLILQAGHIRKFLG, encoded by the coding sequence ATGAAAAACAAACGTACATCTACAACTCGTGCAACCAGTAATAATCCTACTAATCTGACTGATTCAATCCCGCGAACGATGAGTACGCAGCACCCAGATAATGTCACCACCCCGTTCTTTGCAGCTAACCCTGAACTGAGCGGCGAGGACGAGGTCAGAGAGGCGTTTTACATCTTTTCACATCTTGGCTGTCGTGAACAGATGTGGGATTGTGAAGGTAAGGAAGTTGACAACTTTGTTGTCAAGAAACTTCTCTCACGCTACCCCGAGTACTTCAGAAAGAATCAGCTCGGAAAAGATAGGTTGCTCACACTGAGGGTTCCAAACCCTGAGTTCGAACGTGCTGAAGCAAAGATCCTGCTTGAGACATTAGGATCAATTCCACGATCCTACGACATCGCCTCTCTCTTTTACGGAGATGAAACACCTCCGATCTTTGAGGTCATCCTCCCGATGACAACATCCTACTCATCCATCGACAACATCTACCAGTATTACTGTGATTTCGTTGTCGGGCAACAACACCAAAGACTCGGGGGACGGGATAGCACAATTGCAGACTGGATCGGATCCTTTCACCCAGATCGAATCAATGTGATCCCGCTCTTTGAAGACAGGGACGGGATGCTCAATGCTGCCTCAATCGTGAGACGGTATATGCAGGATAAAAACCTGCCATACCAGCGGGTCTTTCTGGCACGCTCAGATCCAGCCGTCAACTATGGGCAGATCGGAGCAATCCTGCTCAACAAAATAGCACTCTGGAAATTATCTGCACTCTCTGAAGAGACCGGAGTTCCGATATGCCCGATCATCGGTGCAGGATCAGCTCCGTTCAGAGGAAACTTGAGACCTGATACAGTGGATCGCGTTGTTAAGGAGTACCCGGGAACATACACCTTCACCATTCAGTCTGCATTCAAGTATGATTATCCTCTCAATGAGGCTGCAGAAGGGATAAGGCTCCTTGAAGAGCGGGATATCAAGCCCGCTGTGTTCATTGATGAGGAAGAGTCACTCAACCTTCTGGATCGATACTCTGCCGAGTATCAGAAACAGATCATCACACTTGCCCCGATGATAAACCGGATAGCGGGACATATCCCGGGAAGACGGAAGAGAAAACTACATATCGGGCTCTTTGGGTATTCACGGAGTATGGGGGAGGTATCACTGCCTCGTGCCATCACCGTAACTGCTGCTCTGTATTCGATCGGAATACCACCAGAGATCCTTGGAATGAATGCTCTTACTCCAGAGGATATTGAATTTTTAAAGAAGACATATGTAAATTTTGAGGCAGATTTAACTGATTCAGTCAGGTACCTGAACCCTGAATCAAAATTCATTCCAGATGGAGTGATTCAGGCAGTAAACGAGATCGTCCCGATACAGCCTGATCCAGAACATCAGGATATCTCATCCAGGATAGAGAAAGGGCTTTCTGCATGTCAGATGGAAAGTTTCACAGATCTCATTTTACAGGCAGGACATATCAGAAAGTTCCTCGGATAG
- a CDS encoding DUF1616 domain-containing protein, which yields MNNKGMFRTDSLLRIPELILLSGLILCVFGLLGILIPYLGPATSIAGIVCGFWLSGYAVMTILFPFKASGERIVTIIGSLLCSITFLTVGALVCEFIGNRAFSYLSDPGVTPFFTSIILLYTTIFVLIALIVVYTRSDRITISDFISEAGSELHKYVPIVAAGLLTILLFLGVALWILSAAQPAETTELWLLNMNHTAADYPTSVHAGEGLTSIIGIHNQEKNTRFFLVTKIQNDTISSRPVILDKGEMTEFPVIINNLTGSQGDKVKITYNLFTEDGLNTTPFRSVSESIRIL from the coding sequence ATGAATAATAAGGGAATGTTCAGAACTGATTCACTCTTGAGAATTCCTGAACTCATCCTGCTCTCGGGCCTGATATTGTGTGTCTTTGGTCTACTTGGAATTCTTATTCCTTATCTAGGCCCTGCTACCTCAATTGCAGGAATCGTCTGTGGATTCTGGCTTTCAGGATATGCAGTAATGACAATACTCTTCCCATTCAAAGCATCTGGTGAGCGGATTGTAACAATTATTGGAAGTCTGCTCTGCAGCATCACATTTCTGACTGTTGGTGCATTAGTCTGTGAATTTATTGGAAACCGGGCTTTTTCTTATCTGTCAGATCCCGGTGTTACTCCATTCTTTACTTCAATAATTCTGTTATACACAACAATTTTCGTTTTGATAGCCCTTATCGTGGTTTATACACGATCAGACAGGATCACAATATCAGATTTCATCAGCGAGGCAGGTAGTGAATTACACAAATATGTCCCTATCGTTGCCGCAGGACTCCTGACAATACTTCTTTTTCTTGGTGTTGCATTATGGATATTATCTGCCGCACAACCCGCAGAAACAACTGAACTCTGGCTACTTAATATGAATCATACTGCAGCAGATTATCCAACATCAGTGCATGCAGGAGAAGGTCTCACCAGTATTATTGGAATTCATAACCAGGAGAAAAACACCAGGTTTTTTCTTGTAACCAAAATTCAGAATGATACAATAAGTTCAAGACCAGTTATCCTTGATAAAGGAGAGATGACAGAGTTCCCGGTCATCATCAATAATCTCACTGGATCTCAAGGTGATAAAGTGAAGATCACATACAATCTCTTTACCGAAGATGGCCTGAATACGACACCCTTCCGGAGTGTATCAGAGAGTATTAGAATACTATGA
- a CDS encoding glycosyltransferase family 39 protein: MNDRTYLYLCSVSCAAAACILLLSRIYPSLAPLSLICFGIAVLSCISCQRPGSSLVIIAATTALILSFRFPYLTWGDPWQDYESVLEVLVQGSTAAAGYRLQQPVFPVVVSALSGFLSISPMTVQKIIIPLIGSLSVSILYFMGREYTDRKTALTASLIYLASIPYLHWASQGVRETLAIPFFLLSIYFSHRAVRTGRVSDIFLSITVITGLVLAHHQSAFMFCVIFPVMTLAEIYLFKSDTRIRKDAGIICLIMAFALSLMLIWWKFRLTFIYISFIDDINKISPLHTIPAIIQVIGIFLIFVCVAFLPSFYQGVTRPLRCLMYWLSRKVWILQIGGFCLAIGGLILLVSSLAGYSFIAVRYPAPMISAGVLILLLILTGLPDFLTPKRFPLLLFAAVPLVLLALGLTRALPGIELLWNSQIDPLRFLGYLWPPLALAAGAGILRIFKTEKRWKIATVILFLFLLATTFPSVVLMGTPFEKGTIWYDNRSFVISHPDTEIQAIEWFKGEKTDGTLTSDRYAFSAARWLNTQGSSVKEPIERPSPDSSYNYWLLTSRMSIYANFVEWITQEAYPVTTRERESLDLNTVRLYDNGDAVLYRNANA, from the coding sequence ATGAACGACAGAACATACCTATATCTGTGCTCTGTAAGTTGTGCTGCAGCTGCATGTATCCTTCTTTTATCAAGGATCTATCCCTCACTCGCCCCACTATCTCTGATCTGTTTCGGGATTGCTGTTCTCTCCTGTATCAGCTGCCAGCGACCGGGATCAAGCCTGGTTATTATCGCTGCCACTACCGCCCTCATCCTTTCATTCAGGTTCCCCTATCTCACATGGGGAGATCCATGGCAGGATTATGAATCGGTGCTGGAAGTGCTAGTCCAGGGATCAACAGCAGCAGCGGGATACCGTCTCCAGCAGCCAGTCTTTCCGGTGGTGGTGTCTGCATTATCAGGGTTTTTATCAATCTCCCCGATGACAGTACAAAAGATCATAATACCCCTCATTGGATCACTTTCGGTTTCAATCCTTTACTTTATGGGACGTGAATACACTGATCGAAAGACTGCATTAACCGCATCTCTAATATATCTCGCTAGTATCCCCTACCTTCACTGGGCATCACAGGGGGTCAGGGAAACACTCGCAATACCCTTCTTCCTTCTTTCAATCTACTTCTCTCACCGGGCTGTGAGGACCGGAAGAGTATCAGACATCTTCCTATCTATTACCGTAATAACAGGGCTCGTTCTTGCCCACCATCAGTCTGCATTTATGTTCTGTGTAATATTTCCGGTAATGACGCTTGCAGAGATATATCTCTTCAAATCTGACACCAGAATCAGAAAGGACGCAGGCATTATCTGCTTAATTATGGCATTTGCCCTCTCCCTTATGCTTATTTGGTGGAAATTCAGACTCACTTTCATTTATATATCCTTTATTGATGATATCAACAAAATTTCACCACTTCATACTATACCGGCAATAATCCAGGTAATCGGTATATTCCTGATCTTTGTATGTGTTGCATTTCTTCCGTCTTTCTATCAGGGAGTAACCAGACCTCTCCGATGTTTGATGTACTGGTTATCCCGGAAAGTCTGGATCCTCCAGATTGGAGGATTCTGCCTTGCTATCGGGGGACTGATACTACTGGTCTCATCACTTGCCGGATATTCATTTATTGCAGTCAGGTACCCGGCTCCCATGATCAGTGCAGGAGTTCTGATACTGCTTCTTATTCTGACAGGTCTACCTGATTTTCTTACACCCAAGCGATTCCCGCTTCTTCTCTTTGCTGCTGTCCCACTAGTATTGCTTGCTCTTGGTCTGACCAGAGCCCTACCTGGAATTGAACTTTTATGGAACAGCCAAATCGATCCACTCAGATTTTTAGGATACCTCTGGCCTCCACTTGCTCTTGCAGCCGGTGCTGGAATTCTCAGGATATTTAAAACAGAAAAAAGATGGAAAATAGCAACAGTCATCCTGTTTCTCTTCCTGCTTGCTACAACTTTCCCTTCAGTTGTTCTCATGGGAACTCCATTTGAAAAGGGAACGATCTGGTATGACAACCGAAGTTTTGTAATATCACATCCAGATACAGAAATTCAGGCTATTGAGTGGTTTAAAGGTGAGAAGACAGATGGAACCCTGACTTCAGACAGGTATGCATTCTCTGCTGCACGATGGCTGAACACCCAGGGGAGTTCTGTAAAAGAGCCTATTGAACGACCATCCCCTGATTCATCATATAATTACTGGCTTCTTACCTCACGAATGAGTATTTACGCGAATTTTGTTGAATGGATTACCCAGGAGGCATACCCTGTAACGACCAGGGAGCGGGAAAGTCTGGATCTGAATACAGTCCGGTTGTATGATAACGGGGATGCTGTATTATACAGAAATGCAAACGCGTAA
- a CDS encoding PP2C family protein-serine/threonine phosphatase has product MTDQRSKPESYHNIDLSFFTHNGGIRANNEDSLLVDDLVISDRSMDKPLSHQMTGKDIICCVADGIGGSEKGEVASNLVLSALRNQEKAIDNEESLGFAIAEGKELLEKYALDNPDAVNLGCTLAGISIFGDSAIVFNAGDCRVYRINGNYFEQITKDHSVVQVLFEEGIINEDEMRYHPRRNVVTSSVSGDGNPNSVKLFFTKIPVRMSDVFFICCDGIWGCFSHDELELIYQRFKGYEFCEKLLGAAIARKASDNISAILIQISPVT; this is encoded by the coding sequence ATGACGGACCAAAGGAGTAAACCTGAATCGTATCACAATATCGATCTCTCCTTTTTTACTCATAACGGGGGGATAAGGGCAAACAATGAGGACAGCCTTCTAGTTGATGATTTAGTGATATCGGACAGATCCATGGACAAGCCACTCTCTCATCAGATGACAGGGAAAGATATCATCTGCTGTGTCGCAGACGGGATTGGTGGTTCTGAAAAAGGAGAGGTTGCCAGCAATCTTGTTCTCTCTGCTCTCAGAAACCAGGAAAAAGCGATTGATAATGAGGAATCACTCGGATTTGCCATTGCTGAAGGAAAGGAATTACTGGAAAAGTATGCACTTGACAACCCAGATGCAGTAAATTTAGGCTGCACTCTTGCCGGGATCTCCATCTTTGGTGATTCAGCGATTGTATTCAACGCCGGAGACTGTAGGGTGTATCGGATCAATGGCAACTATTTCGAACAGATTACCAAGGATCACTCGGTAGTCCAGGTTCTCTTCGAGGAAGGGATCATTAATGAGGATGAGATGAGGTACCATCCGAGAAGAAACGTAGTCACCTCGTCGGTATCGGGTGATGGAAACCCGAACTCAGTCAAACTCTTTTTTACGAAAATTCCGGTAAGGATGTCTGATGTTTTTTTTATTTGTTGTGATGGGATATGGGGGTGTTTTTCACACGATGAACTCGAACTTATTTACCAGCGGTTTAAAGGGTACGAATTCTGTGAAAAACTCCTGGGCGCCGCAATAGCGAGAAAGGCATCAGATAATATCTCTGCAATTCTCATCCAGATATCACCAGTTACATGA
- a CDS encoding serine/threonine-protein kinase, producing the protein MTSPPEDPPTIREGLNPDIRKEKVISRDIAEYAEPEPISGEFRGYRLIRQFPAAGGEADIWLIHKDSGYGVLKHYRLGIEPKPDVLETVAAISHKNPRHLVRIHSYGFDEATNRWYEIQEYAGNGSLKDLIRNQTIGMSQFRSIIGEITEGLESLHQSGILHLDLKPSNILIRSLRPLNLILIDFGISTLLQNEFSRQVTSTKGTPMYWAPEQLGNIVGKEADYWALGVIALEIFTHKHPFDGMNHNVILATLSTRGIQIPSDIHPKTANLLKGLLTRNPRRRWGYREVSAWLAGRQNIPVFYEVEFSSGNRKNQYEFRGEYYGSLQDISYALISDPEAWDDAKRHIGRGYLNRWLEKTEQYGKAVEIEKLGEQYPDEDERLIFLAARYNPSVQFAFLGKPLDVSSITSYLDRYMRHQNDEREKRIISMLFSGELNRIYLTFSEITGVHDGTSQISQMFAWLLSNPRGTDEKKQLYDYLSILKEREELGSPEEWDTKAVLRLAEIRNLFSKNGYDVDSVRIRDELKNACKHALQSDSCEPDLLVALASAAEEAELFEFVSPCLKKAATTDIRVISLLFSKKKGMFRFKLYKRMRMEYEKNLYSISSDPWRETPEFWQSQFFSLRGDNALPLAISVAERLVETDMFRIQGLVMRGCALAQIGRVKEAEFFFSHPDLLSSHDPDVWQILGKCHIWTGRTEDAKQAFLKGLTFKKDHKGLLNDMMKLSGSQKTQTQVLETYDEALGRDPDNPELLRKMADTLFSIGNIGEAMTAYEQYIRICPKDNAARISLARCQIKLKKTSEAEEVIKPILESGIADPQVYRLKAYLLLVTGKVRDAIKYLDLALESEPEDEWTIKIKADAHLAIKEFGPALRSINKILGTDPQNFLFLEKQGKILLSLGFFTPALESLKSAVNGGRNSIELCIQYGDALRRAGDDRYGSLKDVHEVTGHLLKWRVSSLYLDLWDIERVVPGQIERFMEAAEWYERAYNLGGEESVIRNRKGIIAALLGNYEEAITAFRTAADTQKMQPAYRTNLAVAYVLKGEIEKGIGIFLQGMSKFSKVAQFLDQCAGMYFHYIGDDETALDLCSQAVKANTTRDPNILYHQYLALSRMNQTERAGNVSTMIRRIDPWFRLSGSDSG; encoded by the coding sequence ATGACATCACCCCCAGAAGATCCACCAACCATCAGAGAAGGGTTGAATCCTGATATCAGGAAAGAAAAGGTCATCTCGAGGGATATTGCAGAATATGCCGAGCCAGAGCCTATCAGTGGTGAATTCAGGGGATACCGCCTTATAAGGCAGTTTCCTGCTGCAGGAGGAGAAGCTGATATCTGGCTTATCCACAAGGATTCCGGTTATGGAGTTCTGAAACATTACCGGCTCGGTATAGAGCCAAAACCTGATGTTCTTGAGACAGTTGCTGCAATATCACATAAGAATCCCCGTCACCTGGTACGGATTCACTCATATGGATTTGATGAAGCCACAAACCGTTGGTATGAGATCCAGGAGTACGCTGGAAATGGATCACTCAAGGATCTTATCAGGAACCAAACCATCGGGATGAGTCAGTTCAGGAGCATTATCGGAGAGATAACAGAGGGTCTTGAATCCCTTCACCAGTCAGGAATTCTCCATCTTGATCTCAAACCATCAAACATCCTGATACGAAGTCTGCGACCACTGAACCTGATCCTCATCGACTTCGGGATATCAACGCTTCTGCAGAATGAATTTTCCAGACAGGTAACAAGTACGAAAGGAACCCCGATGTACTGGGCACCTGAACAACTGGGCAATATTGTAGGAAAGGAGGCTGATTACTGGGCTCTGGGCGTGATAGCACTTGAGATCTTCACGCACAAACACCCCTTTGACGGGATGAACCATAATGTCATCCTTGCTACCCTCTCAACACGGGGGATCCAGATCCCATCAGACATTCATCCAAAAACTGCAAACCTGCTAAAAGGACTTCTGACAAGAAACCCACGCAGGCGGTGGGGATACAGAGAGGTTTCAGCATGGCTTGCAGGCAGGCAGAATATACCGGTTTTCTATGAGGTTGAATTCTCTTCAGGTAACAGAAAGAATCAGTATGAATTCAGGGGAGAATATTATGGCAGCCTGCAGGATATCTCATATGCATTAATCTCGGATCCCGAAGCATGGGATGATGCAAAGCGGCATATCGGAAGAGGATATCTGAACCGGTGGCTTGAGAAGACAGAGCAGTACGGCAAAGCTGTTGAGATAGAAAAACTTGGAGAGCAGTATCCTGACGAGGATGAACGGCTCATCTTCCTTGCTGCACGATACAACCCATCGGTTCAGTTTGCATTTCTCGGAAAGCCGCTCGATGTTTCAAGCATTACAAGTTACCTTGACAGGTACATGAGACACCAGAACGATGAACGAGAGAAGAGAATCATCTCGATGCTCTTTTCAGGTGAACTTAACAGGATTTACCTGACTTTTTCCGAAATCACCGGAGTTCATGATGGGACATCGCAGATCTCGCAGATGTTTGCATGGCTCTTATCAAATCCCAGGGGAACAGATGAAAAAAAGCAACTCTATGATTACCTCAGTATTCTCAAAGAACGTGAGGAACTCGGTAGTCCTGAAGAGTGGGACACAAAGGCTGTACTCCGTCTTGCGGAGATCAGGAATCTCTTTTCAAAGAATGGATACGATGTTGATTCTGTCAGGATCCGTGATGAACTAAAAAATGCCTGCAAACATGCTCTCCAGTCAGATTCATGTGAACCCGATCTCCTTGTTGCCCTCGCATCAGCAGCAGAAGAAGCAGAACTCTTTGAATTTGTCTCTCCGTGCCTGAAAAAGGCAGCAACCACAGATATCAGAGTGATCAGTCTTCTCTTCAGTAAAAAGAAAGGGATGTTCAGGTTCAAACTCTACAAACGGATGAGGATGGAGTATGAGAAAAATCTCTATTCAATCTCTTCTGATCCCTGGAGAGAGACACCTGAATTCTGGCAGAGCCAGTTTTTTAGTTTAAGAGGAGATAACGCCCTGCCTCTGGCAATATCAGTAGCTGAACGCCTAGTTGAGACTGATATGTTTCGCATTCAGGGATTAGTTATGCGTGGGTGCGCTTTAGCACAAATAGGACGGGTAAAAGAGGCGGAGTTCTTTTTTTCACATCCAGATCTCCTGTCATCTCATGACCCGGATGTCTGGCAGATCCTTGGCAAATGTCATATCTGGACAGGGAGGACAGAAGATGCAAAACAGGCTTTTTTGAAAGGTCTGACATTCAAAAAAGATCACAAGGGACTCCTCAACGACATGATGAAACTTTCAGGTTCGCAGAAGACCCAGACCCAGGTACTTGAGACTTATGATGAGGCATTGGGCAGAGATCCTGATAACCCGGAACTACTTCGAAAAATGGCTGATACTCTCTTTTCAATCGGTAATATCGGGGAAGCGATGACTGCATATGAACAGTACATCAGAATATGTCCGAAAGATAACGCAGCCAGGATATCTCTTGCACGCTGCCAGATAAAACTCAAAAAGACCAGTGAGGCAGAAGAGGTTATAAAACCCATATTAGAATCAGGAATCGCTGATCCACAGGTATATCGCCTGAAGGCATATTTACTCCTTGTAACCGGAAAGGTCAGAGATGCCATCAAGTATCTTGACCTGGCTCTTGAAAGTGAACCAGAAGATGAATGGACAATAAAAATAAAGGCTGATGCACATCTCGCAATAAAGGAGTTTGGTCCTGCCTTACGCTCTATTAATAAAATTCTTGGAACGGATCCCCAAAACTTCCTTTTTCTAGAGAAGCAGGGTAAGATTCTTCTCTCGCTCGGATTTTTTACTCCTGCATTGGAATCACTAAAAAGTGCAGTAAATGGAGGCCGAAATTCCATTGAACTCTGTATTCAGTATGGCGATGCATTGAGACGGGCAGGTGATGATCGATATGGATCGCTGAAAGATGTACATGAGGTCACCGGACATTTACTGAAATGGAGAGTCAGCTCTCTTTACCTTGATCTCTGGGATATAGAAAGAGTCGTTCCCGGTCAGATTGAACGGTTTATGGAGGCAGCAGAATGGTATGAACGGGCATACAACCTTGGTGGAGAGGAGTCGGTTATCAGAAACAGGAAGGGAATCATCGCTGCCCTGCTTGGGAATTATGAAGAGGCGATCACAGCTTTCAGAACAGCAGCCGATACACAGAAGATGCAACCTGCATACCGGACAAACCTGGCTGTTGCCTATGTCCTAAAGGGTGAGATAGAAAAAGGAATCGGCATATTTCTTCAGGGGATGAGCAAATTCTCTAAGGTTGCCCAGTTCCTTGATCAGTGTGCAGGAATGTACTTTCACTATATCGGAGATGATGAAACCGCACTCGACCTCTGCTCTCAAGCAGTAAAAGCGAATACCACAAGAGATCCTAATATCCTATATCATCAGTACCTGGCACTCTCCAGGATGAATCAGACAGAACGAGCAGGTAATGTTAGTACGATGATTCGCCGAATCGATCCCTGGTTCAGATTATCGGGTTCTGATTCTGGATAA
- a CDS encoding FHA domain-containing protein, translating to MTLKKICDVCGMANPPTEIICQRCFTDLTKKRPVTGNSPTKPMSQATGRKSHIIFMGKPQFDQDKTIREVAPLLLVMSPGQIITIHHGDTIGREAIGGRILNQYSAVSRNHASFKYTNGKWLVKDENSTNGTYINGTKLLPEKWYEIMVNDTFSVSSGCNFTVQFG from the coding sequence ATGACACTGAAGAAGATTTGTGATGTATGCGGGATGGCCAACCCACCTACCGAGATAATATGCCAGAGATGCTTCACTGATCTCACCAAAAAACGACCAGTTACAGGAAATTCCCCTACAAAGCCCATGAGTCAGGCAACAGGACGAAAGTCGCACATCATATTCATGGGTAAACCTCAATTTGATCAGGATAAAACAATCAGAGAGGTTGCTCCTCTTTTGCTTGTAATGTCACCAGGTCAGATCATCACCATCCATCATGGAGATACAATAGGGCGTGAAGCAATTGGGGGCAGAATATTAAACCAGTACAGTGCAGTCTCCCGCAATCATGCATCGTTTAAATACACAAATGGAAAGTGGCTGGTAAAAGACGAAAACTCCACAAATGGGACGTATATCAACGGAACAAAACTTCTCCCTGAAAAATGGTATGAGATTATGGTAAATGATACCTTCTCGGTCTCATCAGGTTGTAACTTCACGGTCCAGTTCGGATGA
- a CDS encoding 4Fe-4S binding protein produces the protein MNVDLKDIVSSFCTEKNIPLVGYAASNRWEQPLFEPWIPADFYPHHILPETRSVIVIGLPVALPVLETSPSIWYHELYKTVNSLLDQYTVQLASLLSRAGFPSVFVPRDGYGSIEVLQKNPVAFFSHRHAAVLAGLGRFGVNNMVLTREFGPRIRFGSIFTTALIPSDPLVEDELCIHCNKCVSLCPANALKEGDYPLVLTDKPACTTQSASLNKRYISPCGICIKVCPIGEDRRVFHRGNTGIYEPGSDTDLFHGWEHVRKYGGK, from the coding sequence ATGAATGTTGATCTTAAAGATATTGTTTCTTCATTTTGTACAGAAAAAAATATCCCGCTCGTCGGATATGCTGCATCCAACAGATGGGAACAGCCACTCTTTGAACCCTGGATTCCGGCTGATTTCTACCCACATCATATTCTTCCTGAAACACGAAGTGTCATTGTAATCGGGCTGCCTGTTGCCCTTCCGGTGCTTGAGACCTCCCCTTCAATCTGGTATCACGAACTCTATAAGACTGTCAACTCCCTACTCGATCAATATACAGTTCAGCTGGCATCCCTTCTATCTCGTGCAGGTTTTCCATCAGTTTTTGTTCCTAGAGACGGATACGGGAGCATTGAAGTGCTGCAGAAGAATCCGGTCGCATTTTTCTCACACCGTCATGCAGCAGTTCTTGCCGGCCTTGGGAGATTCGGGGTGAACAACATGGTGCTCACAAGGGAGTTCGGACCGAGAATCAGGTTTGGATCAATCTTTACAACTGCACTGATTCCATCTGATCCTCTTGTTGAAGATGAACTCTGCATACATTGCAACAAGTGTGTTAGCTTATGTCCGGCAAATGCACTTAAAGAAGGAGACTATCCCCTCGTTCTCACAGACAAACCGGCCTGCACAACACAGAGTGCATCTCTCAATAAGAGGTATATTTCACCATGTGGAATCTGCATCAAAGTCTGTCCCATCGGAGAAGACCGGAGAGTCTTCCACCGGGGGAATACCGGGATCTATGAACCGGGGTCTGATACAGATCTTTTCCATGGATGGGAGCATGTCAGGAAGTACGGGGGGAAGTGA
- a CDS encoding HAMP domain-containing protein, with protein sequence MTISASFDAQREKSNMITLYEERAVSIAKTLDTSVDSEEQLDNEAQNLVNKLIAADMGVYEFSIHGRAPEGITESGYWRLASNDPTIVHKESDPEDLDAIKIDKYNVIYNTEDGKPIIDVTYPLHDANGKPIATAGIKFDMTAIQKQMIPTNMLAILLVMLIIAIIATIIVANTITKPIKQLKDVADRVTSGDFDASLPEASDDEIGELTASIEMLIVGLKIKRGQ encoded by the coding sequence ATGACCATTTCCGCATCTTTTGATGCACAACGGGAAAAGTCAAACATGATAACCCTGTATGAAGAGAGGGCAGTAAGTATTGCCAAGACTCTTGATACATCAGTAGATAGTGAAGAACAACTGGATAATGAGGCCCAGAATCTGGTAAATAAATTAATAGCTGCAGATATGGGAGTTTACGAGTTCAGTATTCATGGAAGGGCTCCGGAAGGAATAACGGAAAGCGGGTACTGGAGACTTGCGAGTAACGACCCAACAATTGTCCACAAGGAGTCTGATCCAGAGGACCTTGATGCTATTAAGATCGATAAGTACAATGTTATTTATAATACTGAAGACGGAAAACCCATCATTGATGTCACATATCCGCTTCATGATGCAAATGGAAAGCCGATCGCTACCGCTGGTATAAAGTTTGATATGACTGCGATTCAGAAGCAGATGATTCCGACAAATATGCTTGCCATCCTGCTTGTGATGCTGATAATCGCCATTATTGCAACGATTATTGTTGCCAACACCATTACTAAGCCCATCAAACAACTTAAGGATGTTGCAGACCGGGTGACATCAGGTGATTTTGATGCAAGTCTGCCAGAAGCGTCTGACGATGAGATTGGAGAACTTACTGCATCGATAGAGATGCTGATCGTAGGGCTAAAGATCAAACGTGGACAATAA